One Capillibacterium thermochitinicola genomic window carries:
- the fliR gene encoding flagellar biosynthetic protein FliR gives MTWSEMQISLFMLVFFRNIGLLTGAPLFQSRNLPSMVRVSIALFLSFVFVPLIQPTITLPAHFGVFVFYLLQEFIIGLLMGYILYLTLAGLQLAGQLVDLPMGFGMVNVLNPYTESQMPIIGQLYYIIALWLFILVKGDHTLFNVLAQSYRLLPVGGELLLAKGLPYIIRAFSGLFWLAVQVALPIFGVLFLTDVGLGVLAKLVPQINVFFIGFPLKAFLGLTLLILSLPVLIRWLAGYFSTSGSVWTELLRFLNTIH, from the coding sequence GTGACCTGGTCGGAAATGCAAATATCCCTCTTTATGCTGGTGTTCTTCCGTAACATCGGCCTTTTGACCGGGGCACCGCTTTTTCAAAGCCGGAACCTGCCGTCGATGGTCCGGGTCAGTATTGCACTCTTTCTATCCTTTGTTTTTGTCCCTTTAATTCAACCAACGATCACTCTCCCGGCCCACTTTGGGGTCTTCGTTTTCTACCTGTTACAGGAGTTTATTATCGGTTTATTAATGGGATACATCCTCTACTTGACTTTAGCCGGGTTACAACTGGCGGGCCAATTGGTGGATCTACCGATGGGGTTTGGTATGGTCAACGTGCTGAATCCCTATACCGAAAGCCAGATGCCGATTATCGGCCAACTCTACTACATCATTGCCCTTTGGCTATTTATTTTAGTGAAAGGGGATCATACCCTCTTCAATGTCTTGGCCCAGAGCTACCGGTTGCTGCCGGTGGGGGGCGAGCTCCTTCTGGCCAAGGGCTTACCTTATATCATCCGGGCCTTTTCCGGCCTCTTTTGGCTGGCCGTTCAAGTGGCGTTGCCCATCTTTGGGGTATTATTCTTGACCGATGTCGGGCTAGGGGTGCTGGCGAAACTGGTCCCCCAGATTAATGTGTTCTTTATCGGTTTCCCGCTTAAAGCGTTTCTGGGTTTGACGTTGCTCATCTTGTCCCTGCCGGTTTTGATCCGCTGGTTGGCGGGGTATTTTTCCACAAGTGGGAGTGTTTGGACTGAGTTACTACGATTTCTTAACACAATCCACTAG
- the flhA gene encoding flagellar biosynthesis protein FlhA — protein MPDQPGDRTLLSRAAFSGEIVVVVLMVVILAMMFIPLPTFVLDLFFTINIALSFLILMLTMNVRKSLEFSVFPTVLLMTTLFRLALNVSSTRLILLHGYAGQVIEAFGNFVAGSNPVVGFIIFLILTLINFLVITKGSERVAEVAARFTLDAMPGKQMSIDADLNAGLITEEEARARRREVAREADFYGSMDGASKFVKGDAIAGLIITVINLLGGVIIGMWQRGLDALGALQLYALLTVGDGLVSQVPALLISTATGVLVTRAASEDNLGADLTSQLLRYPQILLITAVVLALFGLVPGMPTIPFLVIALLLWWLTSILRREQKERAETAVEQQQAAAQEQVAYKPEHVLSLLAVDPMEVEIGYSLIPLVDKSQGGDLFERVSLIRRQVALELGIILPAIRIRDNMQLAPNQYVIKIKGVEVGSGELMTHSFLAMDAGAVTEKVSGIPTKEPAFGLPALWITADQREKAEMSGYTVVDCPSVLATHLTEIIRNYAYELLGRQEIQAMLDYIKTDYPVVVEELIPNLMTIGEIQKVFAQLLKEGIPLRNLVTILETLADYAPMTKDTDVLTEYVRVALKRQISKMLAGNGNKIQVLTLSPQTEERILRAQDSEGEPLSPSWLNEFYASLNQQIRPIIQEGRNPVLLVAPAIRRYVRSITERVSPKIFVVSYQEIIPEMEVHSLGMVGVVNAG, from the coding sequence ATGCCAGATCAACCAGGGGATAGAACTTTATTATCCAGAGCTGCTTTTAGCGGGGAGATTGTCGTTGTTGTCTTGATGGTCGTCATTCTTGCCATGATGTTTATTCCTCTCCCCACCTTTGTGCTGGATCTCTTCTTTACGATCAACATTGCCTTGTCCTTCTTAATTTTAATGTTGACGATGAATGTCCGTAAGTCCTTGGAGTTCTCGGTTTTCCCAACCGTTCTGCTTATGACGACCCTTTTCCGGTTGGCGCTTAACGTTTCTTCCACCCGGTTGATTTTATTACACGGGTACGCCGGCCAGGTTATCGAAGCGTTTGGTAATTTCGTTGCTGGGAGCAACCCGGTGGTGGGCTTTATAATCTTTCTGATTTTAACTTTGATTAACTTCCTGGTGATTACGAAGGGGTCGGAACGGGTGGCCGAGGTGGCGGCCCGCTTTACCTTGGACGCTATGCCCGGGAAACAGATGAGTATTGATGCGGACTTGAATGCCGGTTTGATTACAGAGGAAGAAGCCCGGGCCCGCCGGCGGGAAGTTGCCCGCGAGGCTGACTTTTACGGGTCTATGGACGGGGCCAGTAAATTTGTAAAAGGTGATGCCATTGCCGGGTTGATCATCACCGTCATTAACCTCCTGGGGGGCGTCATCATCGGAATGTGGCAACGCGGGCTTGATGCGTTGGGTGCCCTGCAGTTGTACGCCCTCTTAACGGTGGGCGATGGTTTGGTCTCACAGGTACCCGCGCTGCTCATCTCCACCGCGACCGGTGTTTTAGTAACCAGAGCCGCTTCCGAAGACAACCTGGGGGCCGATTTAACCAGTCAGCTCCTGCGTTACCCGCAAATCTTGCTGATTACCGCGGTGGTGCTTGCGCTGTTCGGCTTGGTTCCGGGGATGCCGACCATTCCTTTCCTGGTCATTGCGCTTCTCCTGTGGTGGTTGACTTCGATTCTCCGCCGGGAGCAGAAAGAAAGAGCCGAAACCGCCGTTGAACAACAACAGGCGGCCGCCCAGGAGCAAGTAGCCTATAAACCGGAGCATGTCCTTTCTCTGCTGGCGGTTGATCCGATGGAGGTGGAGATTGGCTATAGTTTAATCCCGCTGGTCGATAAGAGCCAGGGCGGGGACCTCTTTGAACGGGTCAGTTTAATCCGGCGGCAAGTCGCTTTGGAACTGGGGATTATCCTGCCCGCCATCCGGATCCGTGATAATATGCAACTGGCCCCCAACCAATACGTGATCAAGATCAAAGGGGTGGAAGTGGGGAGCGGGGAACTGATGACCCACTCTTTCCTGGCGATGGATGCGGGGGCGGTGACGGAAAAGGTCTCAGGAATCCCCACGAAAGAACCGGCTTTTGGTTTGCCCGCCCTGTGGATTACGGCGGACCAAAGGGAAAAAGCGGAAATGTCCGGTTATACGGTGGTGGATTGTCCTTCCGTTTTGGCCACTCACCTGACGGAGATTATCCGCAATTATGCCTATGAACTATTGGGGCGGCAGGAGATCCAGGCGATGCTTGACTACATAAAAACCGATTACCCGGTGGTCGTGGAAGAATTAATCCCGAATTTGATGACAATTGGCGAGATCCAAAAGGTCTTTGCCCAACTTTTGAAGGAAGGAATTCCACTCCGTAACTTGGTAACGATCCTGGAGACGCTGGCCGATTATGCGCCGATGACGAAGGATACCGATGTCCTGACCGAGTACGTTCGGGTGGCCTTGAAGCGGCAGATCTCCAAGATGTTGGCGGGCAATGGCAATAAGATCCAGGTGCTGACCCTTTCTCCCCAGACCGAAGAGCGGATTCTCCGCGCTCAGGATAGTGAGGGGGAGCCCTTGTCACCATCATGGCTGAATGAGTTCTATGCTTCTTTAAACCAGCAAATTCGCCCGATTATCCAGGAAGGTCGTAATCCGGTGCTGCTGGTGGCACCGGCGATCCGCCGGTATGTCCGGAGTATTACGGAACGGGTTTCGCCGAAGATTTTTGTGGTGTCCTATCAAGAGATAATTCCGGAAATGGAAGTACATTCCTTAGGAATGGTAGGTGTTGTTAATGCGGGTTAA
- the flhF gene encoding flagellar biosynthesis protein FlhF gives MRVKRFVADTAQQAIARVKRDLGDDALILHSRPFKEGGFLGLFAKRRYEVLAAVDNKETVRIPAAAKQPTAEKGGEEKQRQLFQPETAIMPELEKVKKELSEIKMAIEGVTAQVRSVSPVEMTAAARAIPEEQNVTDKLGTAAPVSKSRKNWDEFFIKTYPIRLSSRPTVVALVGPTGVGKTTTIAKLAANFALFEGKSVGLITIDTYRIAAVEQLKTYSEIINLPIEVVYTAADLKRAFQKLMDKQLILIDTAGRSQKNKQQIRELKHFFNGRPLNETHLVLSANTKLEDLLETADAFKELGVNRLIFTKLDETNSLSNVIEVAERLRIPLSYVTTGQSVPEDIEVATFEVIKRYADKYADNKYADKETINA, from the coding sequence ATGCGGGTTAAAAGGTTTGTCGCCGACACGGCGCAACAAGCAATTGCCCGTGTGAAACGGGATCTGGGCGATGACGCCCTGATCTTGCATTCACGCCCTTTTAAGGAAGGGGGCTTTTTGGGCTTATTCGCGAAGAGAAGATATGAAGTGCTGGCTGCCGTGGATAACAAGGAGACGGTACGGATTCCTGCGGCGGCTAAGCAGCCGACGGCGGAGAAGGGCGGGGAGGAAAAGCAACGCCAATTGTTCCAGCCGGAAACGGCGATCATGCCGGAACTGGAAAAGGTGAAAAAGGAATTATCGGAGATCAAAATGGCCATCGAAGGCGTGACGGCACAGGTCCGTTCCGTATCGCCGGTGGAGATGACCGCCGCCGCGCGGGCCATCCCCGAAGAGCAAAATGTAACGGACAAGCTGGGGACGGCCGCCCCGGTCAGCAAGTCCCGGAAGAATTGGGATGAATTTTTCATCAAAACCTATCCGATCCGGCTCAGCAGTCGACCGACTGTGGTAGCCCTGGTCGGCCCTACCGGGGTTGGGAAAACGACGACCATCGCCAAGCTCGCCGCCAATTTCGCCCTGTTCGAAGGGAAATCGGTCGGCCTGATTACCATTGATACCTACCGGATCGCGGCGGTTGAACAATTAAAAACCTATTCCGAAATCATAAACTTGCCGATTGAAGTGGTATATACCGCTGCTGATCTGAAACGCGCTTTTCAAAAACTGATGGACAAGCAACTGATCCTGATCGACACGGCGGGACGCAGCCAAAAGAACAAGCAGCAGATCCGCGAGTTAAAACACTTTTTTAACGGACGGCCCTTGAATGAAACCCATTTGGTGTTAAGCGCCAACACCAAACTGGAGGATCTGCTGGAAACAGCCGATGCATTTAAGGAGCTCGGTGTGAACCGTTTGATCTTTACCAAATTGGATGAGACCAATAGTTTGAGCAATGTGATAGAGGTTGCCGAAAGACTGCGCATTCCGTTGTCTTATGTCACAACAGGACAGAGTGTACCGGAGGATATCGAGGTTGCCACCTTTGAGGTTATAAAGAGGTATGCGGATAAGTACGCGGATAATAAGTACGCGGATAAGGAGACCATCAATGCGTGA
- the fliQ gene encoding flagellar biosynthesis protein FliQ — MTDVTVVTIIRQGITTVLTVAGPMLGAGMIVGLLVSVFQATTQIQEQTLTFIPKLLAVFFTLVFLGPWMLRVLVDFTTELFAFLSQAGGW, encoded by the coding sequence GTGACTGATGTGACGGTCGTCACCATAATCCGGCAGGGGATTACGACGGTCCTTACGGTGGCCGGGCCGATGTTGGGGGCGGGCATGATCGTTGGTTTGCTGGTCAGTGTCTTTCAGGCCACAACCCAGATTCAGGAGCAGACTTTAACGTTTATCCCCAAATTATTGGCGGTTTTTTTTACCCTGGTGTTTTTGGGCCCCTGGATGCTCCGGGTTTTGGTGGATTTTACGACTGAACTTTTCGCGTTTCTTAGTCAAGCTGGAGGATGGTGA
- a CDS encoding EscU/YscU/HrcU family type III secretion system export apparatus switch protein, whose protein sequence is MFGLSYYDFLTQSTREGDGTLCPLYRLNLQFFADEEKTEEATPRKRQRARQKGQVPRSNELSTVVTLLAGFMALRAGGSYLLEKLYLCFQYGFSSDRLNTYLDEANLAQLFNSTLLTVVGAFIPVGLAILTVGVLVNYLQTGGGVHPRAPQDEI, encoded by the coding sequence GTGTTTGGACTGAGTTACTACGATTTCTTAACACAATCCACTAGGGAAGGCGACGGCACGCTTTGCCCGCTTTACCGTCTTAATCTTCAGTTCTTTGCCGACGAAGAGAAGACGGAAGAAGCAACCCCACGGAAACGGCAACGCGCCCGGCAAAAAGGGCAAGTCCCGCGGAGCAACGAATTGAGTACGGTCGTCACCCTGCTGGCCGGGTTTATGGCTTTGCGGGCGGGTGGCTCCTATTTGTTGGAAAAACTGTATCTCTGTTTTCAATACGGGTTTTCCAGTGACCGTTTAAACACCTATCTGGACGAGGCCAATCTGGCCCAGCTTTTTAATAGTACTCTCCTTACGGTGGTGGGGGCTTTTATCCCCGTCGGGCTTGCCATCCTCACTGTTGGCGTTTTGGTGAATTACCTGCAAACGGGGGGGGGTGTTCACCCTCGAGCCCCTCAAGATGAAATTTGA
- a CDS encoding EscU/YscU/HrcU family type III secretion system export apparatus switch protein, whose protein sequence is MKFDRLNPLAGLKRMFSPQKFIDLFKALFKIIGVFIIIWNTFKSKVFPLAESNVYHPPLEMAGLLWQLMFTIVLRIALLLLALAIFDFYYQRWQYRKSLRMTKKELQDELKQTEGDPLVRSRIRQKQRQLSMRRMMQEVPKADVVITNPTHLAIALKYEAEKMAAPQVLAKGEGHIAAKIKEIATEHGIPLVENKPLARTLYQTVEIGEQIPPNLYQAVAEVLAFVYKLRQRR, encoded by the coding sequence ATGAAATTTGACCGGTTAAATCCGTTGGCCGGCTTAAAAAGAATGTTTTCACCCCAAAAATTTATCGACTTGTTTAAAGCCTTGTTTAAAATCATTGGGGTGTTCATCATCATATGGAATACCTTTAAAAGCAAGGTTTTCCCCCTGGCGGAAAGCAATGTGTATCACCCGCCACTGGAAATGGCCGGGTTGCTATGGCAGTTAATGTTTACGATTGTCTTGCGGATTGCCCTTTTGCTGCTGGCTTTAGCGATCTTTGACTTTTATTACCAACGCTGGCAGTACCGGAAAAGCCTGCGGATGACGAAGAAAGAGTTGCAGGACGAGCTCAAACAGACCGAAGGTGATCCGCTGGTGAGAAGCCGGATCCGCCAAAAACAAAGACAGTTATCGATGCGGCGGATGATGCAGGAAGTACCCAAGGCGGATGTGGTGATCACGAACCCAACGCATTTAGCCATTGCGCTTAAGTATGAAGCGGAGAAGATGGCGGCGCCGCAGGTTTTGGCGAAGGGCGAAGGACACATCGCCGCCAAAATCAAGGAAATTGCCACCGAGCACGGCATTCCGTTGGTCGAGAACAAACCGTTGGCCCGGACCCTCTACCAAACGGTCGAGATCGGCGAGCAGATCCCGCCCAACCTGTACCAGGCGGTCGCCGAGGTTTTAGCTTTCGTCTATAAACTGCGGCAAAGACGCTAG